The Silene latifolia isolate original U9 population chromosome X, ASM4854445v1, whole genome shotgun sequence genome contains the following window.
ACTACTAAACGTAGTCACGTATTAAGCCATGTTCTGTTCAACTTAATTCAGTTTTCATTCAACCTACTTCAACCCAATTTAATACAGTTCAGCTCAACTTATTTCAATtctattaattttaataaatttcGATTCAGTTCAACTTCATTTAGTATATTATTTTAGCTCAATTTAATTATGACTAGAAGAACGGAGACAAACAAATATTATTATTCCTTCACTCTTAAAATGTGAGaagttgtcttttttttttttttttttttttttttttttttttttttcttatgaaTAGTGATTCTCTTATGAATAGTCCTTAGCAATAGTGCTTGGCCATTCAATCTAGGCCACTCATTCACCCTCTTACATGTAAATTGTGCACGATCCTAACCGTACAAAGCACCTCTCATATGTAAATGTAAATTGTTCACGATCCTAGCCGTCGAAGACATTTCTTATCCTAATCTCAACCTCCTAGGTCATTCATTGCCCAAATTATAAAAACTTCATTCACCTTGTAACCATTCTCGCAGCTTCCGATTATTGTTGTCGATGGGTTTCGCGATTTTTAGTGATTATTGGGCTCCTTGATCCCTTAACAGGTGATTTATGTAGTTTGTAAATAGCTGTAAAGCGAGCGCCTTTAGCCTGTAGTTTAGAACATCAAAAGTATCTACTGCACTCATAATCCAATGGCCAAGCCTATCTCAATGTAAAATTGTACCCTAGCTATTGCTAAACTCTAACATTGTTTAGTCTAAATCCAAACGTATTTTGCTTCGTTGTTTCTATAGCTATCTAATATGGCAAAACGACCATCTACATGTATTTAGACGAGGATGAATACAGAAGAGATGTTCGTTTGAATGTTTCAAAGTCTACTTGATTTTGGGTTATTTGTTTACGTTATGAGCAAACTGATGTAGTCTATTAAAAGTATCTACTGCACTCATAATCTAATGGCCAAGCCTATCTCGATGTAAAAGTGTACCCTAGCTATTGCTAAACTCTAACATTATTGTTTAGTCTAAATCCAAACGTATTTTGCTTCGTTGTTTCTATAGCTATCTAATATGGCAAAACGACCATCTACATGTATTTAGACAAGGATGAATACAAAAGAGATGTTTGTTTGAATGTTTCAAAGTTTACTTGATTTTGGGTTATTTGTTTACGTTATGAGCAAGCTGATGTAGTCTATTAAATGGGAAAATTGAATTATAATTTACTCAAAATAGGCAATATGCTAAAGTCAGCATAAGTCAATCTAAAGATTAGACAATTACAACTTTAATCTTAGAGATAAACATCAAATTAACTAATCGGATACCGCGACCTTTAGGTCGAGGGCAACCAACTAGGCAACTAGTACATCAAAGAGTTGAAATAAGGCAAGTCCCAAGAACAATAGTAGTAGGAGACATAAAGAGTTAAAAGAACAAAGGATCCGAGGGAAATCAACACAAGAACCAAACAACCTGAGGGCACACGTGTTTTTCTTTTCCAAAGCATGTCATTTACTGTTTCGTAATCCGTATTATATGAATCAGAGATTCAGAGGTATAGTGAATTAGCGATACTCCATGGGCCATGTTCGGGTCGGATTACTTGGGTCGGGATAGACTTATCAGCTCTAGCTGCACGTGTGTCCAGCATAGATACTCACACCCACTGCAATTAATTGGAGGACCTTTGTTGAGCAATTCTATGCTCTTATAATGTTATCCTATAAGATACGGCGGATACCAACGTTTTAAAATAAGTAAAGGTCCAGTGCTCTATAAAATAATGAGATCTTAAATATAAATTTGATGATCTTCTACAATTAATGATGCCCTCCATTGAACACGAGGCGCGTGACTTGTAATTCGCTTATTCGCATATATATACATGCATGCAGCATGCCGCATGCTTCCATTCGTGCGCGAATTGCACGTCTCGTGCCTTGCACAAGGGAGGTGTGCCGACTGTCGGAACAATAGAAAACTTGAAAAAAAACAAAGGATGGAGTCTAATTAAGCTAGCCGAGTGAAGCCAACCACAAGAAGAACAAATTAACAATAGATAACTGAAAAAGAAGCATCAGAGGAGAAACCAGCTGACTGACAATTTGAAGACGACGACGAGTGTCGGAACTCGCAAACTACCCCATCGGGACGTAGATTATTGTATTATTGCTAGAAGTCGTGTCTTCTGAAGGTAATAAAGATCAGGCATTCAGGAGGCACTAACTACATCGTACTACAttgcaacaacaaaacaaaccttcaTGTTATACCCCATTGTCTCTATTCTTTCCTGTTTTTAGTGTTTGAGAAATCCGATAATTGATCAACTAGTAATTTCGGATAACCTTCATGGATGCAATTTGTTCGTGAATTTGAAGAAGTGTATTTTAAAAAGAGTtttcatttatatatatattcataAATATTAAGTACGGAGTATAGAATTTGTGTAATGGGGGTGAGTAATAAATGTATAGTATATGAAAAGACACCAAAATATCACTACTATAATAATTTGTATTACAAGTTACGGGAAGGCGTGGGGCAATAAAATATAACGAGTTCTCTCGTATTGAAAATGACGGATTTTTTTTATTTACGTTCACTAAAAAAGTCTGATATGAGTCCACTTTTCGGTTTAATCTTTTTTTCATCTTAATATATAACCCTTATAGTTACCACTTAACAATATAcataaacaacaaaaaaaaacaatcacTAGACCACAGCCCCAGCACCTAGGGCTGAGAAAAAAATCCGAACCGCATTTTTTAAACCGAAATTGGACCGAAACCAGAATAATGGAGACCGAAAAATCCGGGTTTTTTCCGGTGCAAGGCCCGAACCGAATTTTTAAGCACAAATGAGGTGCGGGTGTGGATCTAAATAAAACTAAACGGGAGACCGTTTTAAAACCACATTgacttttttcaaaaaaaaaaaaaacataatttcATCTATGAATTACACACACCCAAGACAAGACTTaggcccaaaacatcaaaaccctatTTCTCTCGTTCATCTCCTGCCCTCCAGTCTCTTACCCCTTCTCTATCATCtctgaaaaaaccaaaaaaattttaTGAAGTAATTTTAGATGTCTGTGACTCTTTAATTGTAGTTTTGAACATCATTTACATGTCTATGACTCTTTGAACTTTAATATGTATGACTTCTTTATGAAGTAATTTTAACATTTGACAACCAAGGTCTTCAAATATTCAAAATGGCAGCATGGTTATTGTGCCAATCAAGAGCATTTAACCAAAAACCGGGTTCGAAAACCAGTACGGGTAACCGGTTTTCGGATCCGGTTTGAAAATTCCAGAAAAACCGGTTACCCGGATTAAAAAAAGTCTGGGTGAGGTTTAAGAAATTTAAGGTTTTTTAAAACCGGGAACCGAACCGGTTTGCAAAACCGGGTCGGGTACCGAATTTTGCTCAACCCTACCAGCACCCTCACCCATGCCGTCATCTTTCCCATCTACTAACCCAAAACCCAGATCTCCTAGGTCGTAGTCTGAACTCCGACCAGACCACAACCCCAGCACCCTCACCAACACTGCCTCATTGCCCCTCTACTGCTTCCCATTCGACACCCTAATTAGGCCTCCTCATCACCGTCAACGAAACCCGACAAACCTCCAACCCTTCGACAAACTAACccaattttttttcctaaaaataATGGGGGTGAGAAGTCACCCCCTGTAAATCCGCCTTTGAGTATAGTTTATACATGCTAAAATTAATGTGAGGCCGTCACGTTGCCATTTTTTTTTACTCAGAATCAACCACAAAGCTCCGTTGGTTGTCGCTTTGGTAAATAAGTGATACAACGAAATAATAACAAAAAAGTTAATAATGACTACCAAAGTAAAATTAGATTGTTGTAATCGATTTTGAGTTTAGCCTATATCGGGTcatcccctatctactaaaagatAATATATAAGAAGTTGcgctaaaaaatatgttattagtaaaaaaaattatataaaataatatcattACTTTCTCGATAAAAGAAAAGCTTCCATTAAAAATACTCAATTCATGATCTCTAAAAATTTTAATTTGAGTAAATCTAATTTTAATTTTTCAAGTCAAAATACAATGATGAGAAAGatgaaaaataaatgaattgtcaatttaaaatttataaataatatactaaaaaaaataaaatactaTATATACCATGCATAGATTGCACGAGGTCTATACTAATTCTAAATTATACTCCGTATCACTATTACTAGATCGAACATTACTGAATCACACAAGAAGTCATTAGGTCTATACTAACATGAATGGAATCCAAGCATAAGCGTATATAAATGTGTAAGGTCCAAGGAGTATATACTCGCTATAGCTACTCCTTATTTTTCATTTATAAGTGTACCagttaatttttatttatagtaAATTTTACTTTACAAGTGATCATCATGTGCTAGGGGGAGATTTTGAATAAATTTTGATGTAGTctaatataattattaaaatgtTTTTTCTCACGCTTCCTCTTTGTGCAATTGTGCCGAATTAAATCAATAATTAATGAGTTGGGCGGAGGGAATAGTATGAAATTGAGTTCATAAGCTCAAGCGTAGACATGATATTTGGAGTTGTTTCTTTATTTTAGTAAGATATAAGATTTTCTACATGATTGTTTTTCATTAAGCCACTAATCTAAGTTTATGTTGTCATTTTTATTTTAGTGACGAAGTAATCTACAACCTCTATTTAATTATACCCATTGTCATACACTTTTTTTTACTAGGGTAACAACTACCTATAATGCTCGGACTCGGATACGAGGATCCAACACGGACACGGATCCGAGGGTCCGATCCTTGAAATCTCAAAAACAAGGACTCGGATACGAGGATCCTAATTTGAATTTGGACTCGGCTAAtgtttatttttttgaaaataaattgattattagttaaaaaagtcagaaaaaagaaaggaaaaatagtTTTTTCATGTTTAACATGAATGAAGACTTTATTACAGCATTAAATTCATGTCAAGATCACTCTTGATATAGGGCTGCTGTACAAAACAGATGTTAAAAACAAAACACTCTCACACCGATTTCTCATAGAAGGATCCGTCAAGGATCCATGTCCGGATCCGTGTCCGGATCCTGTCCACCGGATCCTCAGGGTCAGATGAAGAGTCCGAGCATCACAGACAACTACCACACTGACCCCTCAAGATGTAGCATACGGTTTATAAGTCCCATCTTGCTAACCAAAGAAACGAACTATGCGATTCCAAGAGCCTTTGTAAGAACATTGGTAATTTGATTAGTAGTAGAGACATTGGAAGGAGCAATCAGACCATCTTTTACATCACGAGCGAAATGACCGTCAATTTCAATGTAGTCTATACGCTCATAAACATTGGATTTTCGGCAATATATAGCGCGGATTGACTATCGCACGAAACAGGCACAGCTTGGAAATGCTCAACACACTCAAGCAACGTAACAAACCAACAACCCACTTCACTTCACAAGCGAGACTTGAGAGCGGCTAAGGGACGGGCCTACTCTATTATCAACACTTCAGCGCGGAAATAATAAATAATCTGAATTTATATATTACATGCTTGAAATAATGAAATCTCTAGCACATATCTCTAATTATAACATAACACTTCAATATCTTCAATCAAAATATCCAAATACCCAATGCATATAAAATTAGTTCCACAAAaattgtgtcacaactcacaaCTATGTAGCAACCAACAAATTTTGTGGTACATTGGGTACACATCCAACATAATACATTCATACCATATAGTATAGCACAAAATAGAGATTTATTTAGATTGTAAATCTAAACTCCTTAAACCCCTAAGACCTCATATCTCTATCTAAACCCGAAATTTTAATTTATTGCAATATACATATCGAAAAATTTTTGCGTCTTTCAGGAGGACTGTATTCCTTACAAGTTACACCTAAAGACAACTCATCTTATGACCTTTATAATATATTCCATTTAATGGATTGCCTTTAGGTATAACCGGTAAGGATGACGGTCCTCCCAAAGGATACAAGAATTTTTCATACCTTAATTGGTCATACCTAAATTAGGTTGTACTCCGACTCTCTTTGGATTTGACAAATCATTTACAACACCCCAACCTCTAATCCGAAGTTGATATCGTCCAATTGCTGCCAACACCACGACCATCTGTTCCATGTTCAGAATCTCCACCAATTTGGCCACCGCGTATCGCCGTAAATTATCAGCCTCCACCACCAGCTTCCCCAAAGACTCCATTAATTTCACAGTAGCTTCATCAAAGTCGTCCGAAGCCTCACCATTAACCAATTTCCTCCAATTCTTGGCAAGCTCGGTCAACGGACTTGCCGCCATACTCTCTTGAACTTTAGCTAGTCCATCCGTCCCCTTCTTCTCCATCCGCACCACCTCAGCTTTTATAACCTTCAGCTCGTCTATCTGACTCGGCGTCATATTGGAAACCGCCATCTCGGTCATCCTTAACAGCAAAGACGGCTTGAACAACCCGCCTATCCACAGGAACGCCTTCTCGAAAGTTGTCAGCCATGGCGGTGCAAACAGTTGGAAAATGTCATCGGATGCGATCACCTTGTACTTTTCCTCGTAGTACTCTTCATAGTGTAACAATACCTTTTCGACTAACTTTTCTTTTGGATTATTCGGGTCGTTTGAAGCGTCGACAAGTTCATCTACGTAAACTTGTTGACGCTCCAGCCAACTGGTGAAGAATTCATGGAAATTCCTACTAGAGCTACTAGACATTGCTTAGTATtaacttttttattttattttttttatcttaGTGTTTTTCGGTAGGCTCCTGTTATTTTGCGAGTGCTATTTATAGTCATCTACCTGGATTGTGGACTTATGGTTCCTGGGATGTGTGTCTATTAAAAGACTTAATCCCGAAAGTGTTACTTCGGGCAGTTTATCCCAACCTTTCGCCATAAATTAAGGTATGCTTCCGCATTTATTATTTATCGAATAATTTAATATGAACTTTTTGGCCTCTAGTCGAATAATTAAATCTACAGCTAGTCTTACTTGTGACGGGTtaattccgtcacaagcttgtgacctctcacaaaaagggagaggggacaaggtggggcacccccatgtgcttcacactcacctctcaatgggtattttgtgagaaaaaacggtatccgtcacaaacttgtgaagGATattgcccgtcttcaatgagattttgtgttaaatcTAACACACGGATGTTCCACAACTTCGAAATTTTCGCTCATTTTCTCCTAATCCATACAAGCGGCACCGATttggaaaaataaataaataaaatgtacGTACAACTTATGAATTAGAAAATGGGTATCTACACTAATAAATAATTTGACTTATACTATTTAAAACGTAGTGAATCATTTTATTTTCGGATAAACTTAGCTAATAGCGCATAAATACAATTATAACCCGAATAAATAATTTCTCTACATATATTGTGTTTAGGCTTATAATTTTTACAATCTCCCACCTAGGCCAAatacattcatatatatatatatatatatatgacacaTGATAAGTATTTGCAATATAACCTTATGAGCTAAAAAATGATTAATATCACCTCCCAAAGTTGTACGTGTATGCTTAGTTTTGTAAGATCTGTATTATAAAATCAAATTCAAACCAACTCAAAGCAATAGAGAGAATTCGAATGAACATTTCTCATTTCGAATTCCAGTCTATTGACTATATGTATCTTAATGTAGGATAGTTAATAGTTTAGCCCCGTGAGCATCTCTAATTTGATTTGTCACATCGATTTTCCAAGCTATTTTAATCTTCGGTTACATACATTTCTAATGGTTCTCTACACTCCCTTGTAGCTTGTGACAAAATttacattttcattttttttttaaaccaaTCTACATAACTTTTTTTTTGGCAACAATAAAGTTAATGTTTACATAGTAATAGTACGACTCAAAAACATACGTAAAACATTATTGAAAATAAAAGTACAACTTCCTATTAAACTAGTACACTAGATGATAAGTTGGGTAACCACAACATGTTGGTGGAGTGACCACAACATGTTGGTGGAGTGCGGTAACTTGGACTTGAACTTTACCATGCACGACATCTACATGGCACGAGACTCGCAAAGACCATCGAGACATTTGCTCTGACGAGTGATGGGAACAAGATGCACTTACCCCACGAAGACGTACAAGGGAAAGACGAAAGCAAGCCTAGCAGACTTGCCTCTAATGGAGAAAAATCTCCTACATCTTGAAGAAACAACTTGAAAGACCAAAGACAAATAACCAAAGTACCGACCAATAACCGAAGTAGCCACGCTTGCTCCTCACGATAAACGCCATAGGGAACCATCCTAGGATGCAGGCAACAtaaacgggacacaaactcatcCCGTCTGTACTCTTATTATAACTTATTATTCAAAAcaagaagaaaaataaaagacaaatatACAGAAGCATGACTGATGTGATGCAGACCACCGAAGCCAACCAAACCAACACCTCATCCAACCCAACTTAATTCTACCCGATCACACCTCAAAAGTGAAAAGACCACACCAACTCTGATCCACTCCATTCAACGACCAATCGACCATGACCAGAACCAACCGACAAATAAAGAGTCTGCCAACATCAAAGGACACGCCTACAATCGACGACACGAATGACACACAAATGAAAACCCGATATCTCGATAACACCACAAACAATCTTACATGGAACCAAACTAAGGAACGAAGACGGGGGAAGGGGCGAGGGGAAGGGGAACATCATATCGACCCAACTTGATAGAGTTACAACGATTAAAAGCTAGTTTTATGTGTTTCATCTTTGATAGGAGCAActtgttttatatttttcaaATATTCCAAGCATATCTTTAAAAcgaaccattggagatgctcttagtGGGTTGTTCACTTACTAGTATAGATCTCGCGTTACTTAATTGTTATGATTGGTTACTTGTTTGTTCAATTGCTTGACTTACAAAGTTTAGTAATTTGATGAGGATTGATGTACAAGACTCTTAGTATTATGATTACTTAAGTTGTAGTTAAACAATTGTTCAATTGCTTGCTTTTCAATTACTTGTTTATTTGTCTAGTTGAGATCAGTAGTTTGATGAAGAAGAAAAAAGTCTAGAATACTTTTTAGAGTTGGGAAAGGAAGTGCATGAATCAACTTCTTTGTCTTCCACAATGTATCGAAACCTTAAATTGATGGGCAAGGTGATAAGGAACGTTCTCTAACACCAACTTCCGATCAAAAATATTAAAAAATCTTAGTGTCCCCCACTCTTCAAATTATCTGTCCGCTGCAGGCCAAAAAGCTTCAACTAAGTAGAAAATATACATTATAGGAACACaaatttaatgtaccttttaGTTCAATTCTTGGAAGCCAGTTGTCTCTCTCGATATCAACCACGGAGACTCGATTATCTCCTTCTGACTAGGAAAACAGCATAATATTCTGATCAGTGTTCTTTCGGTTTGACACAAAAGCAAATTCACTGCAAAATTTGAAACCGGCTCTAAATTAATCACCTCGCTGAACATCATATGTATATCAGTTGCTTATCAGTAACAAATCATTCATTCCCCAGGTTGCATCATCAACTCCAACACATGTAACCATATCAACTCCAGCAGAAATTTCGCTAAACCAACTGTTACGCTTGGTAGTAGAATTGTTTTAGTGGTACTCTCTGCATTAGTTGTGAACTTCCTCGTGAATGAAATTCTAGGGGTTAAGATGGCCAGTGAAATAAAGGGTATCCCAAACATGTACTTTGTGTTTTTTATAAGTAAGAATGTAAGATATTATATTAATCAAGGGAAATCAAGGGGATGATGCCCATGTACACAGAGATATCATTGAGATGACACCCATCAACAAAAAGATACCATGAGAGTGATGTCCATAACTCCATATAAAAATGACGCAAATATTCAAAAAGAACCGTAAATGTGACACCCATATACAAAATGAGAGGGATAATTATGCTCTCAAGCTATTGTGGGTAATATTATCTACAAAGATAAAGAGACAAGTTTCAATTTGGGTGAAGCATATGACTCCAAATAATGATAAACATGTACTTTATGTTCATTTCAAGGAAGGGTGTCTCTCGAGATTGTTTGCAAGAGGCAACTTAGGACTCGTTGCCTTAACTGCTCCGCATTAAATGTCAAATAATATGACTATCTTACTGTAAAAGTATATGCAAACATTCTAATGGTTTCCAAATACTCAACAAAGGGACAGATGGGTTGAAGGAGAGGG
Protein-coding sequences here:
- the LOC141622319 gene encoding protein ZW2-like — encoded protein: MSSSSSRNFHEFFTSWLERQQVYVDELVDASNDPNNPKEKLVEKVLLHYEEYYEEKYKVIASDDIFQLFAPPWLTTFEKAFLWIGGLFKPSLLLRMTEMAVSNMTPSQIDELKVIKAEVVRMEKKGTDGLAKVQESMAASPLTELAKNWRKLVNGEASDDFDEATVKLMESLGKLVVEADNLRRYAVAKLVEILNMEQMVVVLAAIGRYQLRIRGWGVVNDLSNPKRVGVQPNLGMTN